The Syntrophorhabdus sp. genome includes a region encoding these proteins:
- a CDS encoding calcium-binding protein, with the protein MKYRYWLVLFLCVLLLCAVLFGIFYNEAKKDAIDNLNNQQLLIARQTKKGIEEFFRFHTGMLLKNAAQEPMATLGSGGRMNMEMLYKALSDSVAAVTRVDATGRIMYTVPYNGKSIGQDISHQSHVREIMRKHQPVMSDVFTAVQGFRAVALHVPVFEGEAFRGSLGVLIRFESIARSYLEGIRIGDSGYAWLVSKEGVELYCPVPGHIGRSVFENCKDF; encoded by the coding sequence GTGAAATACCGATACTGGCTTGTTCTTTTCCTGTGTGTTCTTCTTCTCTGTGCGGTGCTTTTTGGCATCTTCTACAATGAGGCCAAAAAGGACGCCATCGACAACCTGAACAATCAGCAGCTTCTCATCGCCCGGCAGACAAAGAAAGGCATCGAAGAGTTCTTCCGCTTCCACACAGGGATGCTTCTGAAGAATGCCGCGCAGGAACCCATGGCGACCCTCGGCAGCGGGGGCAGAATGAACATGGAGATGCTGTACAAGGCCCTGTCCGACAGCGTTGCGGCCGTTACCAGGGTCGACGCGACGGGGCGTATCATGTATACGGTTCCTTACAACGGGAAGAGTATCGGTCAGGACATCTCCCATCAGTCCCACGTCAGAGAGATCATGAGGAAGCACCAGCCTGTCATGAGCGATGTTTTCACGGCGGTCCAGGGGTTCAGGGCCGTTGCGCTGCACGTACCTGTCTTCGAGGGAGAAGCCTTCAGGGGCAGTCTGGGTGTCCTTATCCGCTTCGAGAGCATCGCGAGGAGCTATCTCGAAGGCATACGAATAGGCGATTCGGGCTATGCCTGGCTTGTCTCGAAGGAGGGGGTGGAACTCTACTGCCCGGTCCCGGGCCACATCGGAAGATCCGTGTTCGAGAACTGCAAAGATTTC